The Fontisubflavum oceani genomic interval TCCTCGGTGGCGATGTGATTCGCGGCTTCGTCTTCGCGATTTTCTGGGGCGTGATCGTGGGCACCTATTCCTCGATCTATGTGGCGAAGAATGTCGTCTTGATGATCGGGGTGAAACGCGATTGGTCGAAGCCGGATGGAAATGCCGGGACGCAGTTTTCCAACATAGATGCCTGAGGCATTGAACGCCGCACTGGCCCTGGATGGGCTGGTGTGGGTTCTGGCGACGACGATCCTTGCGGGGGTGGTCTATGGCTTTGCGGGGTTCGGCTCGGCGCTGATTTTCATGCCTTTGGCAACGATCTGGCTGGAGCCCGCCTTTGCGATAGCGGCGTTTTCCCTCTCGGCAATCGTGTCGCTGTTCACCGTGGTGCCGCGCGCCTGGGGCGTGGCGGAGAAATCCGCGACCTTCACCTTGATCGGCGCGGCCTTTCTGGGCGCGCCGTTTGGGATCTACCTGCTACGTGTCTTGGACGTTGATTGGGTGCGCATCGCGGTTGCGACGACGGTTTTGGTGACCTTGGCGGCGCTGATGGCGGGTTGGCG includes:
- a CDS encoding sulfite exporter TauE/SafE family protein yields the protein MPEALNAALALDGLVWVLATTILAGVVYGFAGFGSALIFMPLATIWLEPAFAIAAFSLSAIVSLFTVVPRAWGVAEKSATFTLIGAAFLGAPFGIYLLRVLDVDWVRIAVATTVLVTLAALMAGWRYATRPGVATRIGVGAATGVLGGLTGLMGPIVILFNLGAGSRAEVMRANTMVFLTTISILVLPQMAFQGLLSLEALWLGVVMMPAYGIGTRIGQALFDPDREVMYRRVAYGIIGLAGVMGLPIWQ